The following are encoded together in the Lathyrus oleraceus cultivar Zhongwan6 chromosome 3, CAAS_Psat_ZW6_1.0, whole genome shotgun sequence genome:
- the LOC127126026 gene encoding vacuolar protein sorting-associated protein 2 homolog 3 has translation MNIFTKKPTAKEALRESKREMTNATRGLEREIASLQSEEKKLVAEIKRTAKTGNEAATKTLARQLIRLRQQIGNLQGSRAQMRGIATHTQAMHAHSSVAVGIQGATKAMAAMNKQMEPAKQAKVMQEFQKQSAQMDMTTEMMSDVIDDALDDDEAEEETEELTNQVLDEIGVDVASQLSAAPKGRVATKNTESVGSSGIDDLEKRLAALRNP, from the exons ATGAACATCTTCACCAAGAAACCCACCGCCAAAG AGGCTCTTCGGGAGAGTAAACGGGAAATGACAAACGCCACTAGAG GTTTAGAAAGGGAAATTGCATCATTACAATCGGAA GAAAAGAAATTAGTTGCTGAGATTAAGAGAACTGCTAAGACAGGAAATGAG GCAGCAACTAAAACTCTAGCTCGGCAGTTGATAAGGCTTAGGCAACAGATCGGTAATCTTCAGGGTAGTCGAGCTCAAATGAGAGGCATAGCAACTCACACGCAG GCAATGCATGCCCATTCTTCTGTTGCGGTTGGCATTCAAGGTGCTACCAAGGCAATGGCAGCTATGAATAAG CAAATGGAACCAGCAAAGCAAGCCAAAGTTATGCAGGAATTCCAGAAACAATCGGCACAGATGGATATGACT ACTGAAATGATGTCAGATGTCATAGATGATGCCTTggatgatgatgaagctgaagagGAGACTGAAGAGCTTACAAATCAG GTGCTTGATGAAATCGGTGTGGATGTTGCCTCGCAG TTATCAGCAGCTCCCAAAGGGAGAGTTGCAACAAAGAATACAGAAAGTGTTGGCAG CTCGGGCATTGATGACCTTGAGAAACGTTTGGCAGCTCTAAGAAACCCGTAA
- the LOC127130251 gene encoding uncharacterized protein LOC127130251 produces MSLQLVDQSVKYPIGILEDIPVRIGQLYIPTDFVVMDIREDEDIPILLGRTFLSIVGAIINVKRGKMTGDEKVEFILSKFLKVPPIDDSCCAINIIDECIRELDR; encoded by the coding sequence ATGTCTCTTCAACTAGTTGATCAATCAGTTAAGTACCCAATCGGTATattagaagacatcccagttaggatTGGTCAACTTTATATTCCGACCGACTTTGTCGTAATGGACATTAGGGAAGACGAAGATATCCCTATTCTTCTAGGTAGAACATTCTTATCAATTGTTGGAGCAATTATAAATGTTAAAAGAGGAAAGATGACTGGTGACGAGAAAGTCGAGTTTATCCTATCCAAATTTCTAAAAGTGCCTCCCATTGATGACTCGTGTTGTGCCATCAATATTATTGATGAGTGCATAAGAGAGTTGGATAGATAA